One region of Armigeres subalbatus isolate Guangzhou_Male chromosome 3, GZ_Asu_2, whole genome shotgun sequence genomic DNA includes:
- the LOC134222065 gene encoding protein gustavus-like — translation MAHNSAHGTRRLTVLRDPPGPVLRSSDRRHPQSLSPSTSTLLPRVVLNRIDPHEFERIRVSYKVAIRSTRCSRTNSGAHPGMNMGKKISGGVKTVSSRDQPSPFIPKIPRELAAHFQRPARLDLLLDMPPAARETPIKYSWNSEDRSLNVFVKEDDKMTFHRHPVAQSTDCIRGKVGFTKGLHVWEVFWSTRQRGTHAVIGVATSEAPLHSVGYQSLVCSNDHSWGWDLGRNMLYHNSKTCTGVTYPAILKPDETFLVQDKFLVALDMDEGTLSFIVDGQYLGVAFRGLKGRKLYLPDRVRSLGALRNHHEVHRWPRSFIVFLQSTIDEFSSNLINQSCNQSIYEVEAIRHFECNHRCSGSTHQRFKSPYKL, via the exons atggcgcacaactcggcaCATGGGACCCGGCGCTTAACtg TGTTACGTGATCCG CCGGGTCCGGTGCTAAGGTCAAGCGATCGCCGCCATCCACAGAGTTTATCGCCATCCACCTCAACGTTACTGCCCCGCGTAGTCCTGAACCGCATCGATCCCCATGAGTTTGAGCGCATTCGAGTTTCGTACAAGGTTGCCATCCGAAGCACCCGCTGCAGTCGTACTAATAGCGGGGCTCACCCTGGCATGAACATGGGCAAAAAGATCAGTGGAGGTGTCAAAACGGTCAGCAGCCGTGACCAACCATCGCCCTTTATCCCGAAGATCCCGCGCGAACTGGCGGCGCACTTCCAGCGTCCGGCCCGACTTGATCTCCTGCTCGATATGCCACCGGCCGCTCGCGAAACGCCGATCAAATACTCCTGGAACTCGGAGGACCGCTCGCTCAATGTGTTTGTGAAGGAGGACGACAAGATGACATTCCACCGGCACCCGGTGGCACAGAGCACAGACTGCATACGGGGCAAGGTGGGCTTCACCAAGGGACTGCACGTGTGGGAAGTGTTCTGGTCGACGCGGCAGCGAGGTACACATGCTGTGATCGGTGTTGCCACATCCGAGGCACCACTCCACTCCGTAGGTTATCAAAGTCTGGTCTGTTCGAACGACCACAGTTGGGGCTGGGACTTGGGGCGCAATATGCTGTACCACAATTCAAAAACCTGCACCGGCGTCACGTACCCAGCGATACTTAAGCCAGACGAGACCTTCCTAGTGCAGGACAAATTCCTAGTAGCGTTAGACATGGACGAGGGAACGCTCAGTTTCATCGTCGACGGTCAGTATCTGGGGGTGGCATTCCGGGGGCTCAAAGGACGAAAGCTCTACCTACCCGATCGTGTCCGCAGTCTGGGGGCACTGCGAAATCACCATGAAGTACATCGGTGGCCTCGATC CTTTATCGTCTTCCTGCAATCCACCATAGATGAATTCAGCTCTAATCTGATAAATCAGTCGTGCAACCAATCCATTTACGAAGTGGAGGCAATCCGACATTTTGAATGCAATCATCGTTGCAGTGGTTCAACACATCAGAGATTTAAAAGCCCTTATAAGCTATGA